In Sphingomonas sp., a single window of DNA contains:
- the rplP gene encoding 50S ribosomal protein L16 encodes MLQPKRTKFRKAFKGRIHGEAKGGTALNFGSYGLKAMEPERITARQIEAARRAITRHIKRQGRLWIRIFPDVPVSSKPAEVRMGSGKGSPEFWVARVKPGRILFELDGVPGPLAAEAFERAAMKLPIKTKVVARLGDTTHLEG; translated from the coding sequence ATGCTGCAACCGAAGCGCACCAAGTTCCGTAAGGCCTTCAAGGGCCGCATCCATGGCGAAGCCAAGGGTGGTACGGCGCTCAACTTCGGCTCCTATGGCCTGAAGGCGATGGAGCCCGAGCGGATCACCGCGCGCCAGATCGAGGCGGCTCGCCGCGCGATCACGCGTCACATCAAGCGTCAGGGTCGTCTCTGGATCCGCATCTTCCCGGACGTCCCCGTTTCGTCGAAGCCCGCCGAAGTCCGCATGGGCTCGGGTAAGGGTTCGCCGGAGTTCTGGGTCGCCCGCGTCAAGCCGGGCCGCATCCTGTTCGAGCTGGACGGCGTTCCCGGCCCGCTCGCCGCGGAAGCGTTCGAGCGCGCCGCGATGAAGCTGCCGATCAAGACCAAGGTCGTCG
- the rpsC gene encoding 30S ribosomal protein S3 produces MGQKSNPIGLRLQINRTWDSRWFAEGADYGRLLLEDLKIRKFIVKTLPQAAISKVVIERPAKLCRISIFAARPGVIIGKKGADIEKLRKKLGEMTSSDVSLNIVEIRKPEVDAKLVAQGVADQLERRIAFRRAMKRAVQSALRLGAEGIRITCAGRLGGAEIARTEWYREGRVPLHTLRANVDYAEAEAHTAYGVCGVKVWIFKGEILGHDPMAQDRLNLEAQTSGVRPSRDDHRR; encoded by the coding sequence ATGGGTCAGAAGAGCAATCCCATCGGTCTGCGCCTGCAGATCAACCGCACCTGGGACAGCCGCTGGTTCGCGGAAGGCGCCGACTACGGTCGGCTCCTCCTCGAGGACCTCAAGATCCGCAAGTTCATCGTCAAGACGCTGCCGCAGGCCGCGATCTCGAAGGTGGTCATCGAGCGTCCGGCCAAGCTGTGCCGCATCTCGATCTTCGCGGCACGCCCCGGCGTGATCATCGGCAAGAAGGGCGCGGACATCGAGAAGCTTCGCAAGAAGCTGGGCGAGATGACCTCGTCGGACGTGTCGCTGAACATCGTCGAGATCCGTAAGCCGGAAGTCGATGCGAAGCTCGTCGCGCAGGGCGTGGCGGACCAGCTGGAGCGCCGTATCGCGTTCCGTCGCGCGATGAAGCGCGCGGTGCAGTCCGCGCTCCGTCTCGGCGCCGAAGGCATTCGTATCACCTGCGCCGGCCGTCTGGGCGGCGCGGAAATCGCCCGCACCGAATGGTATCGCGAAGGCCGCGTTCCGCTGCACACGCTGCGCGCGAACGTCGACTATGCCGAGGCCGAAGCCCACACCGCCTATGGCGTGTGCGGCGTGAAGGTCTGGATCTTCAAGGGCGAAATCCTCGGTCACGATCCGATGGCGCAGGACCGGCTGAACCTCGAGGCACAGACCTCGGGTGTTCGTCCGTCGCGCGACGATCATCGCCGCTAA
- the rplV gene encoding 50S ribosomal protein L22: MSKQAAPRKVGDKEALAVATQIRGSAQKLNLVAGLIRGRTAAEAMNILAFSKKAMAVDARKVLASAIANAENNHNLDVDALVVHEASVGKSITMKRFATRGRGKSTRILKPFSRLRIVVREQEEA, encoded by the coding sequence ATGAGCAAGCAGGCAGCCCCCCGCAAGGTCGGCGACAAGGAAGCCCTTGCCGTCGCCACGCAGATCCGCGGTTCGGCCCAGAAGCTGAACCTGGTCGCCGGTCTCATCCGTGGTCGCACCGCGGCTGAAGCGATGAACATCCTCGCCTTCTCCAAGAAGGCGATGGCGGTCGACGCGCGCAAGGTGCTGGCTTCGGCCATCGCCAATGCCGAGAACAACCACAACCTCGATGTCGACGCGCTCGTCGTCCATGAGGCGTCGGTCGGCAAGTCGATCACGATGAAGCGCTTCGCGACGCGCGGCCGTGGCAAGTCCACCCGCATCCTGAAGCCGTTCAGCCGTCTGCGCATCGTCGTGCGCGAGCAGGAAGAAGCATAA
- the rpsS gene encoding 30S ribosomal protein S19 has protein sequence MARSVWKGPFVDLHLLKKAETAQDAGTRAGPIKTWSRRSTILPQFVGLTFNVYNGRKFVPVSVNEDMVGMKLGEFAPTRFFPGHAADKKGKR, from the coding sequence ATGGCTCGCTCCGTATGGAAGGGTCCGTTCGTGGACCTGCATCTGCTCAAGAAGGCAGAAACCGCTCAGGACGCCGGCACCCGCGCTGGCCCGATCAAGACCTGGTCGCGTCGCTCGACGATCCTGCCGCAGTTCGTTGGTCTGACGTTCAACGTCTACAACGGCCGCAAGTTCGTCCCGGTCTCGGTCAACGAGGACATGGTCGGCATGAAGCTCGGCGAGTTCGCGCCGACCCGTTTCTTCCCCGGCCACGCCGCGGACAAGAAGGGTAAGCGCTAA
- the rplB gene encoding 50S ribosomal protein L2 → MALKNYNPTSPGVRGLILIDRSQLFKGRPVKALTEGKTKTGGRNNKGHVTSRGIGGGHKQRYRIVDFKRRLWEVEGTVERIEYDPNRTAFIALINYGADEAGKDRVAYIIAPQRLAVGDKVIAGKKTDVKPGNAMELGQIPVGTIVHNVEMKPGKGGQIARSAGAYVQVVGRDRGMVIVRLGSGEQRYIHAACMATVGAVSNPDNQNQNFGKAGRSRWQGSRPLTRGVAKNPVDHPHGGGEGRTSGGRHPVTPWGKPTKGARTRHNKATDKMIIRSRHAKKKG, encoded by the coding sequence ATGGCGCTCAAGAACTATAATCCGACGTCGCCGGGCGTCCGCGGGCTGATCCTGATCGACCGCTCGCAGCTCTTCAAGGGTCGCCCCGTCAAGGCGCTGACCGAAGGCAAGACCAAGACCGGCGGCCGTAACAACAAGGGCCATGTCACTTCGCGTGGCATCGGCGGCGGTCACAAGCAGCGCTATCGCATCGTCGATTTCAAGCGCCGCCTGTGGGAGGTCGAAGGCACCGTCGAGCGGATCGAGTATGACCCGAACCGCACCGCCTTCATCGCGCTGATCAACTACGGCGCCGACGAAGCCGGCAAGGATCGCGTCGCCTACATCATCGCCCCGCAGCGTCTCGCTGTCGGCGACAAGGTGATCGCGGGCAAGAAGACCGACGTGAAGCCGGGCAACGCCATGGAACTGGGCCAGATCCCGGTCGGCACCATCGTCCACAATGTGGAGATGAAGCCGGGCAAGGGCGGTCAGATCGCGCGTTCGGCCGGTGCGTACGTCCAGGTCGTCGGTCGTGACCGCGGCATGGTGATCGTGCGTCTGGGCTCGGGTGAGCAGCGCTACATCCACGCCGCCTGCATGGCGACGGTGGGTGCGGTGTCGAACCCCGACAACCAGAACCAGAACTTCGGCAAGGCCGGTCGCAGCCGCTGGCAGGGTTCGCGTCCGCTTACCCGCGGTGTCGCGAAGAACCCGGTCGACCACCCGCACGGCGGTGGTGAAGGCCGCACCTCGGGCGGCCGTCACCCGGTCACCCCGTGGGGCAAGCCGACCAAGGGTGCGCGCACCCGCCACAACAAGGCGACGGACAAGATGATCATCCGTTCGCGTCACGCGAAGAAGAAGGGCTGA
- a CDS encoding 50S ribosomal protein L23: MAKQSKPVDIRHYDVVLAPHITEKSTLVSEANAVVFKVANDATKPEIKAAVEALFNVKVTGVNTLVQKGKTKKWKGAPYRRSDFKKAVVTLAQGEQIDVTTGI; the protein is encoded by the coding sequence ATGGCTAAGCAGTCCAAGCCGGTCGACATCCGTCACTACGACGTGGTGCTCGCCCCGCACATCACCGAAAAGTCGACGCTCGTCTCCGAGGCGAACGCCGTGGTCTTCAAGGTCGCCAACGACGCGACCAAGCCGGAGATCAAGGCTGCCGTCGAGGCGCTGTTCAACGTCAAGGTCACCGGCGTGAACACCCTCGTCCAGAAGGGCAAGACCAAGAAGTGGAAGGGCGCGCCCTACCGCCGTTCGGACTTTAAGAAAGCGGTCGTGACGCTCGCCCAGGGCGAACAGATCGACGTGACCACGGGGATCTGA
- the rplD gene encoding 50S ribosomal protein L4: MKVKVQTLDAAEKGDIELNDEIFGLDPRADILHRVVTWQLEKRRGTARGTRERADVARTGKKFGRQKGGGTARHGDRRAPVFVGGGKAHGARVRDFNPSLNKKIRTLGLKMALSSHAKAGSLIVMDSLVVENGKTKVLVGNLEKLGFGKKALVIDGDAVETTFALAAGNLHQVNVLPAIGANVYDILKSDTLVLTRAAVEKLEARFNG; encoded by the coding sequence GTGAAGGTCAAGGTTCAAACCCTCGACGCCGCCGAGAAGGGCGATATCGAGCTCAACGACGAGATCTTCGGTCTCGATCCGCGCGCCGACATCCTGCACCGCGTCGTCACCTGGCAGCTCGAGAAGCGTCGCGGCACCGCCCGTGGCACCCGCGAGCGTGCCGATGTTGCACGTACCGGCAAGAAGTTCGGTCGCCAGAAGGGCGGCGGTACCGCGCGTCACGGCGATCGCCGCGCACCGGTGTTCGTCGGCGGCGGTAAGGCGCACGGCGCCCGCGTTCGCGACTTCAATCCGTCGCTGAACAAGAAGATCCGCACGCTGGGCCTGAAGATGGCGCTGTCGAGCCACGCCAAGGCGGGTTCGCTGATCGTCATGGACAGCCTGGTCGTCGAGAACGGCAAGACCAAGGTGCTCGTGGGCAACCTGGAAAAGCTGGGCTTCGGCAAGAAGGCGCTGGTGATCGATGGCGACGCCGTCGAGACCACGTTCGCGCTGGCCGCAGGCAACCTGCACCAGGTCAACGTGCTGCCGGCGATCGGTGCCAACGTCTACGACATCCTGAAGAGCGACACGCTGGTCCTGACCCGCGCTGCCGTCGAGAAGCTGGAGGCGCGCTTCAATGGCTAA
- the rplC gene encoding 50S ribosomal protein L3 has product MRTGVIAKKMGMTRLFQDDGRHVPVTVLALEGVQVVAQRTTDKDGYVAVQVGAGTAKAKNVAKPQRGHFGKAEVEPKAILCEFRVEEDGLLDVGAEISADHFVAGQLVDVSGRTQGKGFAGAMKRWGFGGLRATHGVSVSHRSHGSTGNRQDPGRVFKNKKMAGHMGDRNRTQQNLEVVGTDAERGLIFVKGSVPGSKGGWLIVKDAVKVDRHAEAPYPAGLKTVANSNEAPAEAPAVAAPEATEGQEG; this is encoded by the coding sequence ATGCGCACTGGCGTTATCGCGAAGAAGATGGGGATGACCCGCCTGTTCCAGGACGACGGCCGGCACGTGCCGGTGACCGTTCTGGCACTGGAAGGCGTCCAGGTGGTCGCACAGCGCACCACCGACAAGGACGGCTATGTCGCCGTTCAGGTCGGCGCCGGCACGGCGAAGGCCAAGAACGTCGCCAAGCCGCAGCGCGGCCACTTCGGCAAGGCCGAAGTCGAGCCGAAGGCGATCCTCTGCGAATTCCGCGTCGAGGAAGATGGTCTGCTGGACGTGGGCGCCGAGATCTCGGCCGACCATTTCGTCGCAGGCCAGCTGGTCGACGTGTCGGGCCGTACCCAGGGTAAGGGTTTCGCCGGCGCCATGAAGCGTTGGGGCTTCGGCGGTCTGCGCGCCACCCACGGCGTTTCCGTCTCGCACCGTTCGCACGGTTCGACCGGTAACCGCCAGGATCCGGGTCGCGTCTTCAAGAACAAGAAGATGGCCGGTCACATGGGCGACCGCAATCGCACCCAGCAGAATCTGGAAGTGGTCGGCACCGATGCCGAGCGCGGCCTGATCTTCGTCAAGGGTTCGGTTCCGGGCTCGAAGGGCGGCTGGCTGATCGTGAAGGACGCCGTCAAGGTCGACCGTCACGCCGAAGCGCCGTACCCCGCCGGTCTGAAGACCGTCGCGAACAGCAACGAGGCTCCCGCCGAAGCGCCCGCAGTGGCGGCTCCGGAAGCCACCGAAGGCCAGGAGGGCTAA
- the rpsJ gene encoding 30S ribosomal protein S10: METQNIRIRLKAFDHRVLDQAAGDIADTARRTGALIRGPIPLPTHIDKFTVNRGPHIDKKSREQFETRTYKRMLDIVQPTPQTVDALMKLDLAAGVDVEIKLA, from the coding sequence ATGGAAACGCAGAATATCCGCATTCGCCTCAAGGCGTTCGATCACCGCGTGCTCGATCAGGCTGCCGGCGACATTGCCGACACCGCCCGCCGTACCGGCGCGCTCATCCGTGGCCCCATCCCGCTCCCGACTCACATCGACAAGTTCACGGTTAACCGTGGCCCGCACATCGATAAGAAGTCGCGCGAGCAGTTCGAGACGCGCACCTACAAGCGCATGCTCGACATCGTTCAGCCGACCCCGCAGACCGTGGACGCGCTCATGAAGCTCGACCTGGCCGCCGGCGTCGACGTCGAGATCAAGCTGGCCTGA
- the tuf gene encoding elongation factor Tu produces MAKAKFDRSKPHLNIGTIGHVDHGKTSLTAAITKILAENVAGNAAVDFANIDKAPEERERGITISTAHVEYETDSRHYAHVDCPGHADYVKNMITGAAQMDGAILVVAATDGPMPQTKEHILLARQVGVPTMVVFLNKVDLVDDEEILELVEMEIREELSRREFDGDNIPIIRGSATAALSGSDDKLGKEAILALMAAVDESIPQPERPLDKPFMMPIEDVFSISGRGTVVTGRVETGIIKVGEEVEIVGIHDTRKTTVTGVEMFRKLLDQGQAGDNVGALLRGVARDEVERGQVLAKPGSIKPHTEFKSEVYVLSKDEGGRHTPFFANYRPQFYFRTTDVTGTVELPEGTEMVMPGDNIALGIKLIAPIAMDVGQRFTIREGGRTVGAGVVASIDK; encoded by the coding sequence ATGGCGAAGGCAAAGTTCGATCGGAGCAAACCGCACCTCAACATCGGCACCATCGGTCACGTCGACCATGGCAAGACGTCGCTGACGGCTGCGATCACCAAGATCCTCGCGGAGAACGTTGCGGGTAACGCTGCGGTCGATTTCGCGAACATCGACAAGGCGCCGGAAGAGCGCGAGCGCGGCATCACCATCTCGACCGCGCACGTCGAGTATGAGACCGACAGCCGCCACTACGCGCACGTCGATTGCCCGGGTCACGCCGACTACGTGAAGAACATGATCACCGGCGCAGCGCAGATGGACGGCGCGATCCTGGTGGTGGCAGCGACCGACGGTCCGATGCCGCAGACCAAGGAGCACATCCTGCTCGCCCGTCAGGTCGGCGTGCCGACCATGGTCGTGTTCCTCAACAAGGTCGACCTGGTCGACGACGAGGAAATCCTCGAGCTCGTCGAGATGGAAATCCGCGAAGAGCTGTCGCGTCGCGAGTTCGACGGCGACAACATTCCGATCATCCGTGGTTCGGCGACCGCCGCCCTCTCGGGTTCGGACGACAAGCTCGGCAAGGAAGCGATCCTGGCCCTCATGGCAGCGGTCGACGAGTCGATCCCGCAGCCGGAGCGTCCGCTCGACAAGCCGTTCATGATGCCGATCGAAGACGTGTTCTCGATCTCGGGTCGCGGCACCGTGGTGACCGGCCGTGTCGAAACCGGCATCATCAAGGTTGGTGAGGAAGTCGAGATCGTCGGCATTCACGACACCCGCAAGACCACCGTCACGGGCGTCGAAATGTTCCGCAAGCTGCTCGACCAGGGCCAGGCCGGCGACAACGTCGGTGCGCTGCTGCGCGGCGTTGCGCGCGACGAAGTGGAGCGTGGTCAGGTTCTGGCGAAGCCGGGCTCGATCAAGCCGCACACCGAGTTCAAGTCGGAAGTGTACGTCCTGTCGAAGGACGAGGGTGGCCGTCACACGCCGTTCTTCGCGAACTATCGTCCGCAGTTCTACTTCCGTACCACGGACGTGACCGGCACCGTCGAGCTGCCCGAGGGCACCGAGATGGTGATGCCGGGCGACAACATCGCCCTGGGCATCAAGCTGATCGCACCGATCGCTATGGACGTCGGCCAGCGCTTCACCATCCGTGAGGGCGGTCGTACCGTCGGCGCGGGCGTGGTTGCCTCGATCGACAAGTAA
- the fusA gene encoding elongation factor G yields the protein MARSHPLERYRNIGIMAHIDAGKTTTTERILYYTGKSYKIGEVHEGTATMDWMEQEQERGITITSAATTCFWRAADGKGEEHRINIIDTPGHVDFTIEVERSLRVLDGAVACFDGVAGVEPQSETVWRQADKYGVPRMCFVNKLDRTGADFYFCVNSIIDRLGARPAVLYLPIGIEGGFKGLVDLVENRAIIWLEESLGAKFEYQDIPADMAEKAAKYRSDLIEMAVELDDELMEAYLEGNEPSVADLKRLIRKGTLEMAFVPVVCGSAFKNKGVQPLLDSVIDYLPSPLDVPAIKGVKLDGETPDERPSSDTEPFAALAFKIMNDPFVGTLTFARIYSGKLEAATTVMNSVKDKKEKVGRMLLMHANSREDIQEAYAGDIVALAGLKDTTTGDTLCAQNAPIILERMEFPEPVIELSVEPKTKADQEKMGVALNRLAREDPSFRVSSDSESGQTIIKGMGELHLEILVDRMKREFKVEANVGAPQVAYREYLAKPVDIDYTHKKQSGGTGQFGRVKVKLTPGERGSGFVFKDEIKGGNIPKEYIPAIEKGFRETATTGSLVGFPIIDFEVLLYDGAYHDVDSSALAFEITARAAMREAAQKSGIKLLEPIMKVEVVTPEDYLGDVIGDMNSRRGQIQGTDTRGNAQAVTAMVPLANMFGYVNALRSFTQGRAQYTMQFSHYDEVPANVADEVKAKLA from the coding sequence ATGGCCCGCAGCCATCCGCTCGAGCGTTACCGCAACATCGGCATCATGGCCCATATCGACGCCGGTAAGACGACCACGACCGAGCGCATCCTTTATTACACCGGCAAGTCCTACAAGATCGGCGAAGTGCACGAAGGCACCGCGACGATGGACTGGATGGAGCAGGAGCAGGAGCGCGGGATCACGATCACGTCTGCTGCTACCACGTGCTTCTGGCGCGCTGCCGACGGCAAGGGCGAAGAGCACCGCATCAACATCATCGACACCCCCGGCCACGTCGACTTCACCATCGAAGTCGAGCGTTCGCTGCGCGTGCTCGACGGTGCGGTTGCGTGCTTCGACGGCGTTGCCGGCGTTGAGCCGCAGTCGGAAACCGTGTGGCGTCAGGCCGACAAGTACGGCGTGCCGCGCATGTGCTTCGTCAACAAGCTCGACCGCACCGGCGCCGATTTCTATTTCTGCGTGAACTCGATCATCGACCGCCTCGGCGCGCGTCCGGCAGTGCTGTATCTCCCGATCGGCATCGAGGGCGGCTTCAAGGGTCTCGTCGACCTGGTCGAGAACCGCGCGATCATCTGGCTCGAAGAGAGCCTGGGTGCGAAGTTCGAATATCAGGACATCCCGGCCGACATGGCCGAGAAGGCCGCGAAGTATCGCAGCGACCTGATCGAGATGGCCGTCGAGCTCGATGACGAGCTGATGGAAGCCTATCTCGAAGGCAACGAGCCGAGCGTCGCCGACCTCAAGCGCCTGATCCGCAAGGGTACGCTCGAGATGGCGTTCGTTCCGGTCGTGTGCGGTTCGGCGTTCAAGAACAAGGGTGTGCAGCCCCTGCTCGACTCGGTGATCGACTATCTGCCGAGCCCGCTCGACGTTCCGGCGATCAAGGGCGTGAAGCTCGACGGCGAGACGCCGGACGAGCGTCCGTCCTCGGACACCGAGCCGTTCGCGGCGCTGGCGTTCAAGATCATGAACGACCCGTTCGTCGGTACCCTGACCTTCGCGCGCATCTATTCGGGCAAGCTCGAAGCGGCCACCACCGTGATGAACTCGGTGAAGGACAAGAAGGAAAAGGTCGGCCGCATGCTGCTGATGCATGCGAACAGCCGTGAGGACATCCAGGAAGCCTATGCGGGCGACATCGTCGCGCTCGCCGGCCTCAAGGATACCACGACCGGTGACACGCTCTGCGCGCAGAACGCCCCGATCATCCTCGAGCGGATGGAATTCCCCGAGCCCGTGATCGAGCTGTCGGTGGAGCCGAAGACCAAGGCGGACCAGGAAAAGATGGGCGTCGCGCTCAATCGTCTTGCCCGCGAGGACCCGTCGTTCCGCGTCTCGTCCGACTCGGAGAGCGGCCAGACCATCATCAAGGGCATGGGCGAGCTCCATCTCGAGATCCTGGTCGACCGCATGAAGCGCGAGTTCAAGGTCGAGGCCAATGTCGGCGCGCCGCAGGTGGCGTATCGCGAATATCTCGCGAAGCCGGTCGACATCGACTACACGCACAAGAAGCAGTCGGGCGGCACCGGCCAGTTCGGTCGCGTCAAGGTCAAGCTGACGCCGGGCGAGCGCGGTTCGGGCTTCGTCTTCAAGGACGAGATCAAGGGCGGTAACATTCCGAAGGAATATATCCCCGCGATCGAAAAGGGCTTCCGCGAGACGGCAACCACCGGTTCGCTGGTCGGCTTCCCGATCATCGACTTCGAAGTGCTGCTGTATGACGGTGCGTACCACGACGTCGACTCGTCGGCGCTGGCCTTCGAAATCACCGCCCGTGCAGCGATGCGCGAAGCGGCGCAGAAGTCCGGCATCAAGCTGCTCGAGCCGATCATGAAGGTCGAAGTCGTCACCCCGGAAGACTATCTGGGCGATGTCATCGGCGACATGAACAGCCGTCGTGGCCAGATCCAGGGCACGGACACCCGCGGTAACGCGCAGGCCGTCACTGCCATGGTGCCGCTGGCGAACATGTTCGGCTATGTGAACGCGCTCCGCTCGTTCACCCAGGGCCGCGCGCAGTACACGATGCAGTTCTCGCACTACGACGAAGTGCCCGCCAACGTCGCCGACGAAGTGAAGGCAAAGCTGGCGTAA
- the rpsG gene encoding 30S ribosomal protein S7, translating to MARRRRPEKREILPDPVYGDQVLSKFMNSVMLDGKKAVAEAIVYGALETVEQRAKREPIGVFHDALNNVKPGIEVRSRRVGGATYQVPVEVRPERAQALAIRWLITSARNRSEHTMAARLSGELMDAANNRGNAVKKREDTHRMAEANRAFSHYRW from the coding sequence ATGGCACGTCGTCGTCGTCCCGAAAAGCGGGAAATCCTGCCCGATCCCGTCTATGGTGATCAGGTTCTGTCGAAGTTTATGAATTCGGTCATGCTGGACGGCAAGAAGGCCGTTGCAGAAGCGATCGTCTACGGTGCCCTGGAGACCGTCGAGCAGCGCGCCAAGCGCGAGCCGATCGGCGTGTTCCATGACGCGCTGAACAACGTGAAGCCCGGCATCGAAGTCCGCAGCCGCCGCGTCGGCGGTGCGACCTACCAGGTTCCGGTCGAAGTTCGTCCGGAGCGTGCGCAGGCGCTCGCGATCCGCTGGCTGATCACCTCGGCCCGCAACCGCAGCGAGCACACCATGGCCGCCCGTCTTTCGGGTGAGCTGATGGATGCGGCGAACAACCGCGGCAACGCGGTGAAGAAGCGCGAAGACACGCACCGCATGGCGGAAGCGAACCGCGCCTTCAGCCACTACCGCTGGTAA
- the rpsL gene encoding 30S ribosomal protein S12 has product MPTINQLVRKGREPQKAKSKVPAMEQNPQKRGVCTRVYTTTPKKPNSALRKVAKVRLTNSREVISYIPGEGHNLQEHSVVLIRGGRVRDLPGVRYHVLRGVLDTQGVKDRKQSRSKYGAKRPK; this is encoded by the coding sequence ATGCCGACGATTAACCAGCTGGTCCGCAAGGGCCGCGAACCGCAGAAGGCCAAGTCCAAGGTCCCTGCGATGGAACAGAACCCGCAGAAGCGCGGTGTCTGCACCCGCGTGTACACGACGACCCCGAAGAAGCCGAACTCGGCGCTTCGCAAGGTGGCCAAGGTCCGTCTGACCAACAGCCGCGAAGTCATCAGCTACATCCCGGGCGAAGGCCACAACCTGCAGGAGCACTCGGTCGTGCTCATCCGCGGTGGCCGTGTGCGCGATCTTCCCGGCGTCCGCTACCACGTCCTTCGCGGCGTGCTCGATACGCAGGGCGTCAAGGATCGTAAGCAGAGCCGTTCGAAGTACGGCGCGAAGCGTCCGAAGTAA
- a CDS encoding polymer-forming cytoskeletal protein, which translates to MFNGNRNREDRTTASGSAARSNARRGQFSVLGADIVITGNLAATSDLHIDGRIEGDVRCGSLVQGAESQIFGRVEAEDARLAGSVEGTVRARQLTIERTARITGDVEYETIMVEQGGHIDGRLKHIGGAAATVAPPVLIKASEEAA; encoded by the coding sequence ATGTTCAACGGCAATCGCAATCGAGAAGATCGCACGACCGCGTCGGGGAGCGCGGCACGGAGCAATGCACGCCGCGGGCAGTTTTCGGTGCTGGGCGCCGACATCGTGATCACGGGCAACCTCGCCGCCACGTCGGACCTGCATATCGACGGGCGGATCGAGGGCGATGTCCGTTGCGGCAGCCTCGTCCAGGGCGCCGAGAGCCAGATCTTCGGCCGAGTCGAGGCCGAAGATGCGCGGCTCGCCGGATCAGTGGAAGGAACGGTGCGCGCCCGCCAGCTTACCATCGAGCGCACGGCGCGGATCACCGGGGACGTCGAATATGAGACGATCATGGTCGAACAGGGCGGCCATATCGATGGCCGGCTCAAGCATATCGGCGGCGCGGCCGCCACGGTCGCGCCGCCGGTGCTGATCAAGGCGAGCGAGGAAGCGGCCTGA
- a CDS encoding DUF4142 domain-containing protein produces MMKKHLLILSAAPIFALAACGGNSNGGTDAMNSGDTVTNVPASETTMGDNMDAMNGMDGNAMAAAPMTGQDFANTVAASDAYEIAAGKLAQQKATTSDLKSFGKQMVEDHTKSTAMLKTAAGKASPTITPAPAMTDEQQANLKTLESATGTQFDTAYKSQQVVAHQKALAAVQAYAGGGDVAQLRDFAKDAEPVISKHYDMIKGM; encoded by the coding sequence ATGATGAAGAAGCACCTGTTGATCCTGAGCGCCGCCCCGATCTTCGCGCTCGCCGCCTGTGGCGGCAACAGCAATGGCGGCACCGACGCCATGAACAGCGGCGACACCGTCACCAACGTCCCCGCAAGCGAGACGACGATGGGCGACAATATGGACGCGATGAACGGCATGGACGGCAACGCCATGGCTGCCGCGCCGATGACCGGGCAGGATTTCGCCAACACCGTTGCGGCGAGCGACGCCTATGAGATCGCCGCGGGCAAGCTCGCGCAGCAAAAGGCGACGACCAGCGACCTGAAGAGCTTCGGCAAGCAGATGGTCGAGGATCACACCAAGTCCACCGCGATGCTGAAGACCGCGGCGGGCAAGGCCAGCCCGACGATCACCCCGGCGCCGGCGATGACCGACGAGCAGCAGGCGAACCTGAAGACGCTGGAATCGGCGACGGGTACGCAGTTCGACACGGCGTACAAGAGCCAGCAGGTCGTCGCGCACCAGAAGGCGCTCGCGGCGGTGCAGGCCTATGCCGGTGGCGGCGACGTGGCGCAGCTGCGCGACTTCGCGAAGGATGCAGAACCGGTGATCTCGAAGCATTACGACATGATCAAGGGCATGTGA